The Enterobacter asburiae sequence ATCGCCCCGGACGGGCGGTGTAGTGCTGATTATCCACCACCACGATGCCGTAGCCGCTGGAGATATAGAGCAATTCAACGCATTGATGCCAGTGGTAGTAAATCGCGCTGGTGGTGTACATGCGGTTGAAAGAAATGGCCTGCCGATCGAGCGTAATGCGTTCCAGCAGCTGCGCTTCACCCATTTTACCTCCAGAACAACAGATTTAAATTTTTAGGCCATCATTTGTAATTTATCCCCCTCGCGTTCGACAAAATCCAGTAAAAATGAAATGGCGGTTTAATTTTGTGAGTCTGCTCACTCAGCGCCGGGAATAAAAGCAGATACTCTTCATTCAGACGTCGCCCTCGTGGCTTTAAAAAGCCTAATAACAATAAGTTATCTCTACCCTCGTGTAATGCGGGAGGACCCTGTGCAACCTGAAAATATTCATCTGGATAATCCACTGACAAGCCGGGAAGAGGTGCAACGGCTGGTCAACGATATGCTGAACGCGGTGGCGCCCTGGTTTAAAAAAGACGCCAGCCGCATTGATTTAGCGAACTTTACCGCTCACTACGGCCAGCGTGTCGCGAGCATGGAAACGTTTTCCCGCCTGCTGTGGGGCGTGACGCCGCTGTTGGCTGGCGGCAGCGAGCCGCAGCACTTCTCATTCTATTTACAGGCAATAAAAAACGGCACCAATCCGCACCATGCCGATTACTGGGGCGACGTCGGGCCTTACGATCAGCGAATCGTTGAGATGGCGGCCTACGGGCTGCTGCTGGCGCTGGCGGGTGAAACCGTACTGGCACACTTCACCGAGACGGAGAAAGAGAATTTATGGTGCTGGCTAAAGCAGTGTGAGACTCAGGATATCCCCGATAACAACTGGCACTACTTTCCAATTCTGGTGCAGGTCGGCTTCCATTATTGCGGCATGCCAACCAACCCGCAGGCGCTGGAAGCTCATTTTGCTGCCATGGAGCACTACTACCTCGGCGATGGCTGGTATTCCGATGGTCCGGGACGGCCGCGCGACTATTACATCTCGATGGGCTTCCATTTCTATGGCCTGATTTACGCGAAGCTCATGGCCGGGGTCGATCCAAAGCGTTGTGCAACGCTGCGTGACCGGGCTGCGCGTTTCTCCTCTGACTTCATCCATTTCTTTGCCGAAGATGGCGCGGCGATCCCGTTTGGCCGCAGCCTGACCTACCGCTTTGCTGAGGCGGCGTTCTGGAGTGCGGCGGCCTTCGCCGGGCTGGAGGTCTTTTCGCCCGGCGTGATTAAGGGCATCGTTCTGCGCCATCTGCGCTGGTGGCTGAAGCAGCCGATGTTCGACCGCGACGGCGTACTCAGCGTCGGCTACAGCTACCCGAATCTGGCGATGGCGGAAGACTACAACGCGCCGGGTTCACCGTACTGGGGCCTGAAGACCCTGCTGGTGCTGGCATTAGATGAGGGCAATGCCTTCTGGCAGGCGGCTGAGCTGCCGCTGCCGCCGTTGCCCGCGCAGCACACGATAGCCCACGCGGATCAGGTGGTGGTGCATCAGGCCGATCACCTGTGGATGCTGACTTCCGGCCAGCTGGAGCTGAACAACTTCGTCAATACCGAAGCGAAATACTGCAAATTTGCCTATTCCACCCGCTTTGGCTTCACCATTGAACGCGGGCGCTACGGCCTGAACCATGCCGCACCCGATTCGATGCTGCTGCTGGCCGAAAAGGATAACTACTGGCGTGGCCGCCGCGAATGCCAGCACGTGGTAACCACAAACGGCACCATTTACAGCCGCTGGCTGCCGTGGCGCGATGTGGTGATTGAGACCTGGCTGCTGGCGTTGGGTGACTGGCAGCTGCGCGTCCATCGTATCGATACCCGGCGCGCGCTGGACTGTGCGGAAGGTGGCTTTAGCCTGGCAAACCGCCCGCAACCGCAGGTCCACGAGAGTGACAGCGCCTGCTGGTTACGCAATGTCCGGGATGTATCAGCCATTTTCTGTCTCCATGCGCACGCCCGCCGCGGCGAGACGGTGTTGACGCCGCCAAACAGCAATCTGTTGTTCGCCGAGCGCGCGGCGGTGCCGCTGCTGCGCGGTGAACTCGACCCCGGCAAGCATGTGTTAATCAGCGCGGTGTGGGCGGGAAATGCCGCCGACTTCGAGCCGCAACGCTGCCCACAGGCCATCATTAGCGATGACGCGGTACGCTTCGTGACGGCACGACAAGAAACGACGCTCGTTCTGGCTCCGGAGGCATCACTATGAGCACATCATCGTCCGTACGCGCCGCGCAGTACAAAATGAGTACCTTTATTTTCCTTTACTTCTTCACGTGGTCATCCAGCTTTGGCCTGTACGCTCTGTGGCTGAGCCAGAAAGTAGGCCTTGATAGCGTCACCATCGGCAGCGTGTTCGCTATTAATGGCGTCTTCGCGGTGGTCCTGAAGCCGGTGTACGGCTACATCATGGACAAAATCGGCATGAGCAAGTGGCTGCTCTATTTTGTCTGCGCCATTTCTGCGCTGATGGCGCCGTTTTTTGCGCTGGTATACCAGCCGCTGCTGCAAAGCCATGCGATGGCGGGAATTATCATCGGCGCGCTGTATCTGAGCCTGGGCTGGTACGCCGGCGTGGCGGCGTCTGAATCTTACGCCGACCGCTTTAGCCGCCTGTACGGGCTGGAGTTTGGCCGCATCAGAATGTGGGGTTCGCTGGGCTGGGCGATGGCGGCTTCGGTCTCCGGGTTGTTGTTTAACGTCACGCCGCTGGCCAACTTTCTGCTCAGCAGCGGTACCTCGGTACTGATGCTGCTGGTGCTGATTAGCCTCAAAATCGGCGACGAGCAGCTGCGCAACAACAGCGTCATCTCCGCCAATAAGATCGTCTTCGCCGACGTGCTGATGCTGCTGAAAAACCGCAAATTCTGGATGTTCAGCCTCTACGTTGCCGGGGTGGCGTGGATGATGTTTATCGCCGAACAGCAGTTCCCGCGCTACTTCGTGTCGTTCTTCGCCACCAAAGAGCAGGGGAATGCCTGGTACGGCTACCTGAGCACCGTCCAGTCGGGGATGGAGTTCGTGATGATGATGTTTATCCCGTGGCTGGTGAACCACTACGGCGCTAAGCGCGGCCTGCTGTTCTGCGGCTGTGTGGTCGGAGCACGGCTGATCGCCTCCGGACTGACCAGCGACCCGATTGTTATCTCCATCATCAAACCGTTTTATGGCGTCGAGATCGCGCTGCTGCTGATTTCGGTCTTCAAATACATCGCCGAACATTTCCATCGTCG is a genomic window containing:
- a CDS encoding DUF2264 domain-containing protein — encoded protein: MQPENIHLDNPLTSREEVQRLVNDMLNAVAPWFKKDASRIDLANFTAHYGQRVASMETFSRLLWGVTPLLAGGSEPQHFSFYLQAIKNGTNPHHADYWGDVGPYDQRIVEMAAYGLLLALAGETVLAHFTETEKENLWCWLKQCETQDIPDNNWHYFPILVQVGFHYCGMPTNPQALEAHFAAMEHYYLGDGWYSDGPGRPRDYYISMGFHFYGLIYAKLMAGVDPKRCATLRDRAARFSSDFIHFFAEDGAAIPFGRSLTYRFAEAAFWSAAAFAGLEVFSPGVIKGIVLRHLRWWLKQPMFDRDGVLSVGYSYPNLAMAEDYNAPGSPYWGLKTLLVLALDEGNAFWQAAELPLPPLPAQHTIAHADQVVVHQADHLWMLTSGQLELNNFVNTEAKYCKFAYSTRFGFTIERGRYGLNHAAPDSMLLLAEKDNYWRGRRECQHVVTTNGTIYSRWLPWRDVVIETWLLALGDWQLRVHRIDTRRALDCAEGGFSLANRPQPQVHESDSACWLRNVRDVSAIFCLHAHARRGETVLTPPNSNLLFAERAAVPLLRGELDPGKHVLISAVWAGNAADFEPQRCPQAIISDDAVRFVTARQETTLVLAPEASL
- a CDS encoding oligosaccharide MFS transporter, which codes for MSTSSSVRAAQYKMSTFIFLYFFTWSSSFGLYALWLSQKVGLDSVTIGSVFAINGVFAVVLKPVYGYIMDKIGMSKWLLYFVCAISALMAPFFALVYQPLLQSHAMAGIIIGALYLSLGWYAGVAASESYADRFSRLYGLEFGRIRMWGSLGWAMAASVSGLLFNVTPLANFLLSSGTSVLMLLVLISLKIGDEQLRNNSVISANKIVFADVLMLLKNRKFWMFSLYVAGVAWMMFIAEQQFPRYFVSFFATKEQGNAWYGYLSTVQSGMEFVMMMFIPWLVNHYGAKRGLLFCGCVVGARLIASGLTSDPIVISIIKPFYGVEIALLLISVFKYIAEHFHRRVNATMYLLGYQAMIYVGSIVVAPPAGYLYDRIGFEHTYLLMGCCALIFTLISAFTLSRCQSTRDDSRPFAPALDTAPVEPAKH